From the genome of Deltaproteobacteria bacterium, one region includes:
- a CDS encoding insulinase family protein → MLLFFVSPARANDLEKQVRKVTLENGLTALLIKREGAPIFSAHVRVKVGNIEEPKGSSGLAHFFEHMAFKGTPEIGVRDYPAEEKILAEMHAVGTELAQRRRKGESEEELEPLAEKLHALEEKDQTLLVKNEFVQIYQRNGGDDVNATTSNDFTNYYVSLPASKMELWAHLESERLLRPVLREFYKERDVVAEERRMRYDNDPDGKLYEAFLSTAFDANPYPSGTVSPYGVNVIGIPSDIRNYTFEAAMDFRRKYYIPSRMVVTVAGNFDVDTAERLVREYFGKLPKKADTPLAFEPQKPDGSFPREKVITGRDEPRFYVGFHRPAFPHPDDEIFDVLENLLCDGRTSRLFSLLVSQKKLVSEVDCYATLPGARLDSLFAFYAVPLKSADSRVVRKEILDQVDLLKREPVKPEELEKVKNKISASLIWSLKENMGLASMLGYFESLTGDWKYIYRLQKRIGEIAPADVQRAAQTYFVPGREVTVYLEKE, encoded by the coding sequence TTGCTTCTTTTTTTTGTCTCGCCCGCCCGCGCAAACGATCTGGAAAAACAGGTCCGCAAGGTCACGCTCGAAAACGGCCTGACGGCCCTTTTGATCAAGCGGGAGGGGGCGCCGATTTTTTCGGCCCATGTGCGGGTCAAGGTCGGCAATATCGAGGAGCCGAAGGGGTCTTCGGGGCTGGCCCACTTTTTTGAGCATATGGCCTTCAAGGGGACCCCGGAAATCGGCGTCCGCGATTATCCTGCCGAAGAAAAAATCCTCGCGGAAATGCACGCCGTCGGAACCGAGCTTGCCCAAAGACGCCGAAAGGGAGAGTCGGAGGAGGAACTCGAACCGCTGGCGGAAAAACTCCATGCACTCGAGGAAAAAGACCAGACCCTGCTGGTGAAAAACGAGTTTGTCCAGATCTATCAGCGAAACGGCGGGGACGACGTCAACGCCACCACCTCCAACGATTTCACGAATTATTATGTCTCCCTCCCGGCAAGCAAGATGGAGCTCTGGGCGCATCTGGAATCGGAGCGTCTCTTGCGTCCCGTCCTGCGCGAATTTTACAAGGAGCGCGACGTGGTGGCCGAGGAGCGCCGGATGCGCTACGACAACGACCCGGACGGCAAACTCTACGAGGCCTTTTTGTCCACCGCCTTCGATGCGAACCCCTACCCTTCGGGTACTGTTTCACCGTACGGCGTCAACGTCATCGGAATTCCATCGGATATCCGCAATTACACCTTCGAGGCGGCGATGGACTTTCGCCGGAAATACTACATCCCCTCGCGGATGGTGGTGACGGTGGCCGGCAATTTCGATGTCGATACAGCGGAGCGCCTCGTGAGGGAATATTTCGGCAAGCTCCCCAAGAAGGCAGATACCCCTCTTGCCTTTGAGCCGCAGAAGCCGGATGGAAGTTTTCCCAGGGAAAAGGTCATCACCGGCAGGGATGAACCCCGTTTTTACGTCGGCTTTCACCGCCCGGCCTTTCCGCATCCGGACGACGAAATTTTCGATGTCCTTGAAAATCTTCTTTGCGACGGGCGGACCTCGCGGCTTTTCTCCCTTCTGGTCAGCCAAAAAAAGCTTGTCTCCGAGGTCGATTGTTACGCCACCCTGCCGGGGGCGCGGCTCGATTCCCTGTTCGCTTTTTATGCCGTCCCGCTGAAATCCGCGGACAGCCGCGTTGTCCGGAAAGAGATTCTCGATCAGGTTGATTTGTTGAAGAGGGAGCCGGTAAAACCGGAGGAGCTGGAAAAGGTCAAAAACAAGATCTCCGCGAGTCTCATCTGGTCGCTCAAGGAAAACATGGGGCTGGCCTCCATGCTTGGTTATTTCGAAAGCCTGACGGGCGACTGGAAATACATCTACCGCCTGCAAAAACGGATCGGCGAGATCGCCCCGGCGGATGTGCAGAGGGCGGCACAGACGTACTTTGTGCCGGGGCGGGAGGTGACGGTGTATCTGGAGAAGGAATAG
- a CDS encoding insulinase family protein, whose protein sequence is MTFLILNFTLFPSCSRPPTIADLESPPPPEIKEPPIPIHVFDNGLKLYFLENHELPTFEMGALVHVGEIHEPEDKLGVADLMMEGLRTGGSKSRSGDEIDRELEMAAVDLSAKAEREHSFFKVRCLSKEIDLSLDIFFDLLQAPAFEPAKIGVAKSRLTDQIRRRNENPMSTAYREYHQRLHGPKSVWARLSKEETVRSIGREEVQKFYEETVAPNRIWLAVSGDISFDELVKKIEKRIAGWPAQDANLPKPEPVKKEWRPSVNLISLPVNQSAIVMGHFGEKRFNPDKYAVLAANQLLGGSTFGSRLGDRIRTELGLAYSVYSDFGFSTDYGSFQMAVGTKAVSTAQVIGEARKILSALVEGDDITEAELENAKKVILNRLIFAYEDPFEIVSQRVQFDYFGYPPDYLALYQREIKKVTLDQVRDVLKRYYFPDRLIVMIVGDPSQMGDLSVLGEIEKLPLDND, encoded by the coding sequence ATGACATTTTTAATTTTAAATTTTACATTATTCCCATCCTGCTCCCGCCCTCCCACCATTGCAGACCTCGAATCTCCTCCTCCTCCCGAGATCAAGGAGCCCCCCATTCCTATTCATGTTTTCGACAACGGCCTGAAGCTCTATTTTCTGGAAAATCATGAACTCCCGACATTTGAAATGGGGGCGCTTGTCCATGTCGGCGAAATCCACGAACCGGAAGACAAACTGGGAGTGGCCGATCTGATGATGGAAGGTTTGAGGACAGGGGGGAGCAAAAGCAGGTCGGGGGATGAAATCGACCGGGAGCTGGAGATGGCGGCGGTCGATCTTTCGGCGAAGGCCGAGAGGGAACATTCGTTCTTCAAGGTCCGATGCTTAAGCAAGGAGATTGACCTGTCGCTCGATATTTTTTTCGATCTCCTTCAGGCGCCTGCGTTTGAGCCGGCAAAAATCGGGGTGGCCAAAAGCCGCCTGACGGATCAAATCCGCCGGCGCAACGAAAATCCGATGTCGACGGCCTACCGGGAGTATCACCAGAGGCTCCACGGCCCCAAAAGCGTCTGGGCGCGGCTTTCAAAGGAGGAGACGGTCAGGTCGATCGGCCGCGAGGAGGTTCAAAAATTTTATGAGGAGACAGTCGCCCCGAATCGGATCTGGCTGGCTGTATCGGGGGACATATCGTTTGATGAACTGGTGAAAAAAATCGAAAAAAGAATTGCGGGATGGCCCGCACAAGATGCCAACCTGCCGAAACCGGAACCGGTCAAAAAGGAATGGAGGCCTTCCGTCAATCTGATTTCCCTACCGGTCAATCAGTCGGCGATTGTGATGGGGCATTTCGGCGAAAAGCGGTTTAATCCCGACAAATACGCCGTCTTGGCGGCCAACCAGCTCCTCGGCGGTTCCACCTTCGGAAGCAGACTGGGGGATAGAATCAGGACCGAGCTGGGGCTTGCCTATTCGGTCTATTCCGACTTCGGTTTTTCCACCGATTACGGGTCCTTTCAAATGGCCGTCGGCACCAAAGCTGTATCGACAGCGCAGGTGATCGGGGAGGCCCGAAAAATTTTGTCCGCTCTGGTCGAGGGAGACGACATTACCGAAGCTGAGCTCGAAAACGCCAAAAAGGTCATTTTAAACCGTCTCATTTTTGCCTATGAAGATCCCTTCGAAATTGTCAGCCAGCGAGTTCAGTTCGACTACTTCGGCTATCCGCCCGATTATCTCGCCCTCTATCAAAGGGAGATAAAAAAGGTGACGCTCGATCAGGTGCGCGATGTTTTGAAGCGGTATTATTTTCCGGACAGGCTCATCGTGATGATTGTCGGCGATCCGTCGCAAATGGGGGATCTTTCGGTTTTGGGCGAGATTGAAAAATTGCCGTTGGATAATGATTAA
- a CDS encoding arginine--tRNA ligase has translation MIKDQLGHLIEQAVAKAYPEVHADVLLEKPSNPQFGDFATNVALVLSKTVGKNPREIAQAIQENLSDKGGIIESSSIAGPGFLNFKIRPVRWIEALGEIAARGERFGQTDAHKGEKVIVELVSANPTGPLHIGNARGGPLGDAIASLLQSVGYEVTREYYLNDVGGQIEKLGESLLHYLKESAGIKSQGEVGYQGEYVKELSEAARRQFGDSLVKKGEAEAACRAEAVSLLGKFLTEEIRRDCEAMAIRFDSWVHEKDFLEKGTTQKIIGELNKKKVTIEKEGALWFVPRDEFIEDRECVLVKSDGRPTYFANDIAYHADKYSRGFDRLVNIWGANHHGHVPRIQAGMKALGFDPEKLQTVLYQYVRVVRGKETVKMSKRAGDFVTAREVLDEVGKDALRFFLLLRAPESHLDFDLELAKKQSAENPVYYVQYAHARISSIFAKADEGGIKPPDGFDPDFVNQLGLPEEIALAQMLVDFPSVVELSAEKLDPHRIAYYLLDLARLFQHYYDRARGDDRYRVITGDKGRTQAKLFFVGCFRQVMRNGLSLLGISAPERM, from the coding sequence ATGATCAAAGATCAGTTGGGGCATCTAATCGAACAGGCGGTTGCAAAGGCGTACCCGGAAGTTCATGCGGACGTTCTGCTCGAAAAACCCTCCAACCCGCAATTCGGCGACTTTGCCACCAACGTTGCGTTGGTCCTTTCAAAAACGGTTGGAAAAAATCCCCGCGAAATTGCCCAGGCCATTCAGGAGAATCTTTCGGACAAGGGGGGAATTATCGAATCGTCATCCATTGCCGGGCCCGGGTTTCTCAATTTTAAAATCAGGCCGGTCCGATGGATTGAGGCGCTTGGGGAGATAGCGGCGCGGGGCGAACGTTTCGGCCAAACCGATGCCCATAAGGGAGAAAAGGTTATTGTCGAACTGGTGAGCGCCAATCCGACCGGGCCGCTCCATATCGGCAATGCCCGCGGAGGTCCGTTGGGGGATGCCATCGCGTCGTTGTTACAGTCGGTCGGGTACGAGGTGACGCGGGAATATTATTTGAACGATGTCGGTGGGCAGATCGAAAAACTGGGGGAGAGTCTTTTGCATTATTTAAAAGAGTCTGCGGGGATAAAGAGTCAGGGAGAGGTCGGCTATCAGGGGGAATATGTGAAGGAACTGTCGGAGGCGGCCCGTCGTCAATTCGGCGATTCCCTCGTAAAGAAAGGGGAGGCCGAGGCGGCCTGCCGGGCCGAGGCCGTTTCCCTTCTGGGCAAATTCCTGACCGAAGAAATCCGCCGCGATTGCGAAGCGATGGCGATCCGTTTCGACTCGTGGGTTCACGAAAAGGATTTTCTGGAAAAAGGGACAACGCAAAAAATCATCGGGGAACTCAACAAAAAAAAGGTGACGATTGAAAAAGAGGGGGCCCTCTGGTTTGTCCCGCGGGATGAGTTCATCGAGGACCGCGAATGTGTCCTTGTGAAGTCCGACGGACGCCCCACCTATTTTGCCAACGACATCGCCTATCATGCAGACAAATACAGCCGAGGCTTTGACCGTCTTGTCAATATCTGGGGGGCCAACCATCACGGACATGTTCCCCGGATTCAGGCGGGAATGAAGGCGCTTGGTTTCGATCCGGAAAAACTGCAAACGGTGCTGTATCAATATGTCCGCGTGGTGCGCGGCAAGGAGACGGTCAAGATGTCGAAGCGGGCGGGGGATTTTGTGACGGCGCGCGAGGTGCTGGATGAAGTGGGAAAAGACGCCTTGAGGTTTTTTCTTTTGCTCCGCGCCCCCGAGTCGCATCTCGATTTCGATCTGGAGCTGGCCAAAAAACAGTCGGCCGAAAATCCGGTCTATTACGTTCAGTACGCCCATGCCCGGATCTCCAGCATTTTCGCCAAAGCAGACGAGGGGGGCATCAAACCCCCGGACGGCTTCGATCCGGACTTTGTGAATCAGCTCGGTTTGCCGGAGGAGATTGCGCTGGCGCAAATGCTGGTTGATTTTCCTTCCGTTGTGGAACTGTCAGCCGAAAAACTCGATCCGCACCGGATCGCCTATTATCTCCTCGACCTCGCGCGGCTCTTTCAGCATTATTATGATCGGGCGCGGGGGGATGACCGTTACCGGGTCATCACGGGGGACAAGGGGCGGACGCAGGCCAAGCTTTTTTTTGTCGGCTGTTTCCGGCAGGTGATGCGGAACGGATTGAGTCTGCTCGGTATCTCGGCGCCGGAGAGGATGTAA